Proteins encoded in a region of the Pocillopora verrucosa isolate sample1 chromosome 11, ASM3666991v2, whole genome shotgun sequence genome:
- the LOC131795217 gene encoding adenosine receptor A3-like, which yields MSKLYCNQSSKFLPIFAELEDLRSTCIANCVFNIFLTYTAFMLNIVTIYAIHKTSTVPKTLKTLLLSLACSDVGVGLFSQPLYTFFLINWLRLDNPSCIPKQVGTILGSLFSAASFLGVVAISVDRFLAVHLHLRYQEFVSHRRVVVVVVSIWVYSAFVSLFTLWGLLSAWNLINTITVAFGFIITLVVYIRIYQTVRRHKNHIQSMQIRDEAQSEEIKNLTALIKYTVGIFHVYLVFLVCYLPLFICMAVIQFYGSSIVLKKLFLFLLTLVFLNSSLNPFIYCWKIKHIRYAIIDILRKMYWNSNRPFRINYNRSSSVVHIDN from the coding sequence ATGAGCAAATTGTATTGTAACCAGTCTTCGAAATTTTTGCCCATATTCGCCGAACTTGAAGATCTTCGCTCGACTTGTATCGCCAACTGTgtctttaacatttttcttacttACACCGCCTTCATGTTGAATATTGTGACAATCTACGCCATCCACAAAACTTCAACAGTgccaaaaactttgaaaactctgctgcTAAGTCTTGCCTGCTCGGATGTTGGTGTTGGTTTATTTAGTCAACCATTATACACTTTCTTCCTTATCAACTGGCTTCGACTAGACAATCCTAGCTGTATCCCTAAACAAGTGGGGACGATTTTAGGTAGTTTATTTTCAGCTGCCTCGTTCCTTGGTGTTGTGGCTATAAGtgtagacaggttcttagctgttcatcttcatctcagataccagGAGTTCGTGTCTCACAGGCGTGTTGTTGTGGTGGTGGTCAGCATATGGGTGTATAgtgcatttgtttctttgtttacatTGTGGGGGCTTCTTAGTGCTTGGAATCTTATAAATACAATTACTGTTGCTTTCGGTTTTATTATCACACTCGTGGTGTACATCAGGATATATCAAACTGTACGACGGCACAAGAATCACATTCAGTCCATGCAAATACGAGACGAAGCTCAGTCTGAGGAGATAAAAAACTTAACTGCCCTAATTAAATACACAGTTGGAATATTTCACGTATATCTCGTgtttttagtttgttatttGCCCCTTTTCATTTGCATGGCTGTTATTCAATTTTATGGCTCGAGTATcgttttaaagaaactttttcttttcttattgaCTCTCGTGTTCCtgaattcatctttgaacccttttatttactgctggaagattaaaCACATTCGATACGCTATCATAGACATATTACGAAAGATGTATTGGAACAGCAATCGGCCATTTCGGATCAATTACAATCGGTCATCGAGTGTCGTCCATATTGATAACTGA